Genomic segment of Xenopus laevis strain J_2021 chromosome 4S, Xenopus_laevis_v10.1, whole genome shotgun sequence:
CACCACTCCAGGAGATCAAAGAACGGCTCCTACGGATTTCAGGTCAGTTTAAGTTTTTCTCCAAGCCATAAGTGACGGCTTACTAGGGCAGGTCTGGGACCGCTAGAGTGCTTAGGAGAAGGGAAAGCCATAGGTGACGACTTACTAGGGCAGGTCAGGGACCGCTAGAGTGCTTAAATCGGTCTGGGACCGTTACCGGTATATTGTTTTTGTCTTTGTGTTTGTTTGTCCTTTGTGTTTGTGATATACTGTTTGTTGTTGTGTTTATTGTTGTTTAGGATAATTAATAACAATGGGTACCAGTACATCTAAGCAATGCAAAATTAACCCAAATCTCCCAAAACCTGATATGGGCAGCCCAAATGTGCGGTTTATGAGTGTAAACTATGGGGTAGAGTGTGTGCAGCAGTTGCATGAATGGGTTAAACTTGGGTTTCCTGAAACAGGAAGCTTTAGCATAAACCAGTTACAGCAACTGAAGGGTAAACTAAGAGAAAGAGAATCAGATATTAAGATGAGGTTACAGAAGAAAGAGAAGGTTTTTAAAAGTGAATTATTAACCCTCCCAGACTGGGAAAGTTTTGACAAATGGTTAAATGAAGCACAGAAACGGAATAGAAAGTCCCAGGCAGGTAAGGAAAGGGAGTGGGGTGCTCAGGGATCCTGTCAACCTTGTATGTTCAGGGAGAAGGAAGACCTAAGTGCACCTCCACATAGAAGAGGTCAAGCAGAAGCTGCCGAAGCAGAGGACCCACCCCAATATGAAGCTGGACTGCAACCACTGCTTTATCCAGAAATGCCTACATTAACCCCTCAGGTAACCCCTACAAAATCCCCTACATCTCTTGCCTCAGCTCCACAGGTGTTTGGAAATTTCCCTATGATTGAGGTCGCAGGTGCAGATGGAAACACACAGTGGGTATTCCGCCCATGGCTCCTAAACGAGATGAAGGAGGTTGCCAAGGAACTACCTGATTTGATTGCCACTGGAGGTAATGAATATGCAAAAATATTAGAACAAATTGTTCATCAATTTAGACCCACCACCGAGGAAGTCAGGAGACTAATGACAGTAGCCATGGGTCTCCGCTGGAGGAAAGTCGAACATCACCTTCCTGCTAATGACACCAGGTATGGATGGGCTGATGGGGATCTATATAGAACTATATTAACCACTTTGTTCCGAGCTATTGAGACAACGTTTCCCCCACGCTCAGACATTAagaaaatagcagcatgtgtacAAAAGGGGGATGAAAGAGTCTCTGACTATCTTGTACGTTTAACCAAAGTTTATGAGGATAATATCGGCATCCCTAGACCCAACAGACCAGAGGGAGGAGGAGAGCCAGCATTGGGACCTTGGGAAAGCCACCTCCGGGATTATTTCGTCAAAGGTTTGTTGCCTAAACTCCGGGAGCAGGTCCAGCAAAATTGTGTGGATTGTGATGCAGGACGGCTGGCTGCCTGTGAAAGATTTGCTACACACACACGGAGCGCCTGCACCGCGAGAAGGAAGAGAAACAGGAAAAGAAGCGACAGGAAacatctgataaacttcaaatgCTTCAGCTAGCTTCTCTGCAACCGCCCGTCAACAATGGCAGAAGAAACAGAGAAGACGAAGGGGTCATGGACAAATGGGTAAACCTAAGGGGTGTTTTAACTGTGGGCAGGAAGGACATTGGGCACGGGAGTGTCCCAAATCGGACACAAAAAACTCAGACTGACTAACCGGTGCACAGTTCGACCCAATCCCTGAACCAGATGAGCAGGAAAACCGTGAGTACCCATTAAAGGGCATGGGTGGATATTGCATGTTAAGTAATACAGTACATCAGATATTGCCATGTATCACTCTGAGGATCTGTAACACCCCTGTAATATTCCTAGTAGATTCAGGGGCATCTGAATCTGTCATTCGTCAAAAAGACTTACCCAATAGtcaaaaattgtataaataacGTGGGTTCAACTGGCAACATGGTGCAAGAACATTACACTGTGCCTTTGTCAGTTCAGGGTGATATAGGGAATAAATTTAAGCACTCATTCCTATTCTCACAGTGCTGCCCACTAAATTTGTTGGGGAGAGACCTCATGTGTATACTTGGCATTACTCTGGTTGCGGGACAAAATGGCATTGAAATAGAAAGGCAGGACACTGTAGTGCAGGCTGTTAGGTGGGGTTTGGGAGAACCTTTGTATGTGTATGAATGGCAAATAGGAAACAAACccccagcaagcccagcagcatATTTGTTACAGCAAGGGAAATCACTGACAGGATCAGCGACACATTTGAAATTAATGCCAGCTGATTCTTTGCACTGCACAGCTCACATATCCTTAGGATCTGATAAAAAATATGAAGATGGTTGGTTTAGAACACCTATAAACCCTGAGCCCCTTAGAACTGAGTGGCTGTATTGGAATGATGACAATGATGAATGATGATGTGTGCTGTAAATGTAAAACTGACGGAAACAGCATCTAATTTGTATGCTGTGCCCGGCTCAGCCCCGCACATCTCGCTGGCAAAGTCCCATAGAAGGCAATGGAAAGATTTGGGCCCATGGGTGTCACAATGCATGTCCATGCGGGATTGGCAACAAATCCCAGAAAGTAATTCACAATATTCTCCAATGTTAAGGTCACACAGGGTTAAGTGTTGTACGTATCTGCCCAGTGAGCGAGGGATTGCCCTTGAGGCCC
This window contains:
- the LOC121393333 gene encoding uncharacterized protein LOC121393333 produces the protein MGTSTSKQCKINPNLPKPDMGSPNVRFMSVNYGVECVQQLHEWVKLGFPETGSFSINQLQQLKGKLRERESDIKMRLQKKEKVFKSELLTLPDWESFDKWLNEAQKRNRKSQAGKEREWGAQGSCQPCMFREKEDLSAPPHRRGQAEAAEAEDPPQYEAGLQPLLYPEMPTLTPQVTPTKSPTSLASAPQVFGNFPMIEVAGADGNTQWVFRPWLLNEMKEVAKELPDLIATGGNEYAKILEQIVHQFRPTTEEVRRLMTVAMGLRWRKVEHHLPANDTRYGWADGDLYRTILTTLFRAIETTFPPRSDIKKIAACVQKGDERVSDYLVRLTKVYEDNIGIPRPNRPEGGGEPALGPWESHLRDYFVKGLLPKLREQVQQNCVDCDAGRLAACERFATHTRSACTARRKRNRKRSDRKHLINFKCFS